The Oreochromis niloticus isolate F11D_XX linkage group LG2, O_niloticus_UMD_NMBU, whole genome shotgun sequence genome includes a region encoding these proteins:
- the mrnip gene encoding uncharacterized protein mrnip, protein MRGAMMEEQERRTWSLWEQEQQEAQQEDEQQTDEPVSRWSKYLDTPEEVEQDDEAEPEEKDLGNRRQLHGIKMTDRKRKRAEEAGAEDVHTSEQLNCMKLQTPSTMNTCSPTLSTTRWAHFLSPDSKVQEGEKPTVHECSQSLSGVAAPSCAGIISRPRPLLPVTSMFDSGEDFNFDDDFLVKRRPE, encoded by the exons ATGAGAGGAGCCATGATGGAGGAGCAAGAGCGACGCACTTGGTCACTATG GGagcaggagcagcaggaggCGCAGCAGGAGGACGAGCAGCAGACAGACGAACCGGTGAGCCGCTGGAGCAAATACTTGGACACACCTGAGGAGGTGGAGCAAGACGATGAGGCAGAGCCTGAGGAGAAGGATTTAGGAAATCGAAGGCAGCTCCATGGCATCAAGATGACTGACAG gaagaggaagCGAGCCGAGGAAGCAGGAGCAGAGGATGTCCACACATCTGAACAG CTAAACTGTATGAAACTCCAAACACCTTCAACCATGAACACCTGTAGCCCCACCCTCTCCACCACCAGGTGGGCTCATTTCCTCAGCCCTGACTCAAAGGTGCAGGAGGGGGAGAAGCCTACAGTTCATGAGTGTAGTCAGTCTTTAAGCGGTGTCGCTGCTCCCTCCTGCGCTGGAATAATCAGCAGGCCCCGCCCTCTTCTTCCTGTTACCTCCATGTTTGACAGCGGCGAGGACTTTAACTTTGACGACGACTTCCTTGTTAAACGTCGCCCAGAGTGA
- the sqstm1 gene encoding sequestosome-1: MSVTVKAYLLGKDEAVKEIRRFAVDQDVSCSFEYLSRKTADVFGNLNNFNLFYRDEDGDLVAFSSDDELMMGLGCMKDSTFRLFIREKKEHRRDFPLHAFPPFAFGPPPPPAGGPPPPHAGGPPPPHAGGPHAPPHGPHMGPPPPHVAPPYAMHPNVTCDGCDGPVIGTRFKCSVCPNYDLCSSCQAKGKHTEHALLPIWHPLQWFPRGKWMKRMRHCMWNLNQNQAQNQDNDQDQNESSPSKPAADANTPSGSQTNVDFLKNIGEGVAAMLSPLGIDVDIDVEHEGQRTKVTPPTQSGGGEGDEEMEHTSSEGGASLGAKRSDPQVSKDSDEEWTHLSSKEVDPSTGELQSLQPDNQEQGPLSEGQAGPSGLREAALYPHLPQEADPRLVESLASMLSMGFTDEGGWLTRLLQAKNFDIGAALDAIQYAKQPRPH; the protein is encoded by the exons ATGTCGGTGACTGTGAAGGCCTACCTGCTGGGGAAGGACGAGGCGGTGAAGGAGATCCGCAGGTTCGCGGTTGATCAGGACGTATCCTGCAGCTTCGAGTACCTGAGCAGGAAAACTGCGGACGTGTTTGGAAACCTGAACAACTTCAACCTGTTTTACCGAG atGAAGATGGGGACCTGGTGGCCTTCTCCTCTGATGATGAGCTGATGATGGGTCTGGGGTGCATGAAGGACTCCACCTTCCGCCTCTTCATCCGAG AGAAGAAGGAGCACAGACGGGACTTCCCTCTCCATGCCTTCCCTCCCTTTGCCTTTGGGCCTCCCCCTCCCCCTGCTGGAGGTCCTCCACCTCCCCATGCTGGAGGTCCTCCACCTCCCCATGCTGGAGGTCCTCATGCCCCGCCCCATGGGCCACACATGGGTCCGCCTCCTCCTCATGTGGCCCCACCCTACGCCATGCACCCCAACGTTACCTGTGATGGCTGCGATGGCCCTGTGATCGGGACCCGCTTCAAGTGTTCAGTGTGTCCGAACTACgacctctgctcctcctgccagGCTAAGGGGAAGCACACTGAGCACGCTCTACTGCCCATTTGGCATCCACTGCAG TGGTTTCCTCGGGGGAAGTGGATGAAGAGGATGAGACACTGCATGTGGAACCTGaaccagaaccaggctcagaacCAGGACAACGACCAGGACCAGAACGAGTCTAGCCCTTCTAAACCTGCTGCTGATGCCAACACCCCCTCTG GCTCTCAGACCAATGTGGACTTCCTGAAGAACATTGGCGAGGGTGTGGCAGCCATGTTGAGCCCACTAG GTATCGATGTGGACATCGACGTGGAGCACGAGGGCCAACGGACCAAGGTGACCCCACCTACTCAGAGTGGGGGGGGTGAGGGCGATGAGGAGATGGAGCATACGAGCAGTGAGGGCGGGGCCAGTCTGGGAGCAAAg CGTAGTGACCCTCAGGTGAGCAAGGACTCTGATGAGgagtggacccacctgagctcTAAAGAGGTCGACCCCTCCACAGGTGAACTGCAGTCCCTGCAGCCTGACAACCAGGAGCAGGGGCCCCTGTCTGAGGGGCAGGCGGGCCCCAGCGGGCTGAGGGAGGCGGCACTGTACCCACACCTGCCTCAAG AGGCCGATCCCCGCCTGGTTGAGTCGCTCGCCTCGATGCTCTCAATGGGCTTCACGGACGAAGGCGGCTGGCTCACCCGCCTCCTTCAGGCCAAGAACTTTGACATCGGCGCTGCGCTGGACGCCATCCAGTATGCCAAGCAGCCCCGCCCACACTAG